TAATTTCAAggagttgaaaaaaacgaTATTAACTAATAATAATTCGAAAAGATATTGCTTTTATACTTTATATATAGACATGCAACAACTTCTTGTCATACTtcaggaaaagaaaagttgttTCAGTATATACATATCTTCTGCTTTTAGTTACATTTTCACTTCAAAGACATGATTAgtcttttttcatcagtACTGTCCAACTGTAATAACATGGAAATTACAGGCAACAATTGATTCCGTTGTTCTTTATGCTCCAAGAAGCCCAACAAAACATTCTTTATATATGcaattttctcatttttctcGGAGTCTAGCTCCAATGGGGTTGATGATCGTACCCTCTCGAGTTTGGCGTTATTAGCGGGTAAGGTGTTGTTATTTCCGGTAGCTAAAGAACTGGTTGAACTAGATCTACTGATCCTCCCTGTACTTTCGCCATGTTGCCCCTCCTTGATAGCGTTGAATTGGGCGGACAATGAACGATAATTCTTTAGTAGTCggtcaaattttttattaagtTCGTTATTCAAATTCAGAAGATTTTCATTGGTTAATTGTAGTtcggaatttttttcatctgcCTTAGATAATGTAAGCTTCAAATTAGATGTAATCCGTTCCAGCTGGTCAGAATCATCTGAAGTTGCTTGGGTTTTGCGTTTGATGTCACTATTAACATGATTCAAAGCATCAACCTCTGATTTTAGTTCCTTTTCACGAAGCTTTAAAGCGTGTATTTCTGATTTTAACTCAGAAGCAGCATGTTTCCATTCTTGTGATTCACTAGcgtttcttgatttttgcAAGTTCAGTTCTGCTTGTAGTTTACTCTTTTCATCAGTAAGATAGGCTATTTGATTTTCCAACTCTTTTCGCGCGGTAGAATCATCAGCATGACTATCCGAGACCAACCTTCTCAAAGTATTGGCTTCCCTAGTCTTGTCTTGAACAATATTGGCATACTCATTTAGCTCGTCTTCTAAAGATAAAATCTTTTTCGTAGATTCCTTCAACTTGATGTTCAACTCTTCGCATTGTCTTTTAATGGAATCGATATGTTCATTCGAATTACTCTTCACATTTTGTAAGgtgttgtatttttcttgcaaaatattcaatCTTTCCGATAatttaccattttctttcaaatatgCTTCGTAGGAATTACCATTCTTTGCGATGTCACTATGCAAAGATTCATTTTCCCTTTTTAGTAAGTCTAGCCTATTAGACATATTAGcgtgttctttttttagttgTTCTGTAAATTTTTCGGCAGCATCTTTTTGCTCACTAAATTGTTTAACCTGCTCCTCCAAGTAACCCACagttttttccttttgtttaTAAGAGGTTCGCAAAGAATTGAGTTCCTTTGTGGTACTTGATTTCTCAGCTGTAAGTTGAGATATCTCTTCATTCAATTTGACAACCTTGTTTTTTAATGTCGTCtgctctttctctttttcgACGCTTAAAGCTTTCAAGTGTTCTACTTTCTTGTTCAATGAGTCTAGtctatttttcaattcagcGTTTTTAATTTCGTGAGCCTCAACCATAGTTGCGTTCTTATGACGTAAATTATCAAGTTCCAGCTTAACGGCTTTTGCCTCTTCAGTTTGTTTGCTCGAAAATCCTTTTATCTCATCTTTGGCATCCACGAGCTCATTCCCTACAGTCCTCAGCATGTCTCTTACTTCTTCCAACTcagaattcttttcttttaggGACTTCTTAGTATCACTTAACTCAGTGTTCAGGGTTTTCAACTCCTCTGCTGATTTTGCGAGCTGCGAGGCTCCTGATTCTTTAGTGTTCTTTAGTTCTGCTTCCATTTCCTCGTACTTAAGTCTCCAGTCTTCACAATTTTCATGTTTTTCCTGTAAGACTTGTAAATCCTCTTTAAGTTTCTCATATTCTGCAGTATTAATTAAATTATCGAAGCTTTCCTCTTCATTGAGGTCATCTACGGTTGCATTTCCCTTGtttttcttacttttatttctattctttcttcttctattgTTGTTCCCTACATTTTGATTCGATATCACGGTCTTCGGTGCTTctttcagttttttttctagttcACTTAGTTTTTGCTCCTTCTCTTTCAAGATGACATCCAACTCAGCTAACTTCGAGgatttttcttccactATAGTATTATTTGATACCAATTCCTGTTCTAATTTGGTCACCTTTGTTTTATAGTCTTCAAGGGTGAGATTATTGGCAATTAATTCCTCTTTCAATTTGGCTAACGAAATTTCCACTTCTTGCTTTTCAGTCTCCTTCTCTTCCTTTAACATATTTTCCAATGCAgttattttttcccttAAACCCGAAGTGGTGTCATTTTTGTCCTTGTGTAAAGAGGTCAGTTCACTGTTCAAAgcttctatttttttttccaggCCATCTATGTCATCTTTATACTCTTGCTCTTTCTTCAGAAATCTCTCTTCCGTAACCTTTAAAGTTTCACAAGTTACGGTTTCTGGCGCCGCATCTGAATTCTCCTTGGTTAATCTCTTGATCTCATCACTCAATAgattatttttgttgttcAAATCTTGGAAAAAGGCTGGCAACGTATCAACTGCATCATCAATATTGGATATAGGTGTATTTTCCGCTAAGATCTTTTCAACAGCGTCGAACTTTTCAGATTTTAGTTTCTCATTTTTGTAGGCTGAAAGTAATAAGGgatatttttgttcataTTTCTCAAACTTTCTTAATTTAGCTTGTACTTCTTTGGGTAAGCCActtttatcatcttcaatttgCTGTTCCGATGAGGTTGGGTTCATATCATCGGCCAAACCCTTCGCCAATTCATCGGTTAGGTTCTTACCAATTTGTGACAGCTGCTTGAACATCGAAGTAGCAAGTGTGTTTCTAAATTGTGATTGTCACAAGTCTTTGATTTCGTTCTACTCGCTGTCTTACATTTCTGCTACATTTAATTTTCGATGTTTAATGTGAAATCTGAACTATTTAAATGCGGGTAATAGCCCATAATTAGGTTATCTCCGTAGCTCATTTCTCAATAACATGGGTTAATAACTCAACTAGGCGTAATAAAGTATAAAAAGATATatataagtatatataGAACGAACTTTATCAAAGGGAAACTGTAAATGAAACATACTTCTAATTCCTCGAAAATGGAAAAACTACTCTACCTGTAGAGTTAAGTACAGCCacgaaaaatataaaaagaagctGCCATTATAAATAATTGAGTCGCagcagaaaaatataaatcgAAGTTCTTTTTAATTGACGAATCAAAACCAGAATTTATCGAAATAATCTAGAAGGgggtttctttttccctAGTTTCAAGAAGTTGccatttttatcatctGTGAATTCACTAAGAAATTTTGCAGTCTTTGTACCACTCGCAGAGCCGGCATGCGCGCTACCCTTACCGTTTCCTGACCTCGGTTCCACTTGCAGCGATAACTGATACTGCTTTTCAATGTGGGGAACATTTTCCAAAGATGCTTCTATAATAGTCTGAATATCATCCAGTCGTTTCAGTTTATAATGGAATCTTTTGAAGCTAATGATTTCCTCTACTATATTCGCAATCTTGGTTCTCTTGCTAAAGTTTATTATATTCGTTGaattatgaagaaaatcagGGTTTCCAACAAACGTAAACGTTAAATCAGATAAATACACACCAAAAAAGGGGACACATGCGACATCCGTCACTGACCGTAGCAACTCCCTGTACCTTACAAAATTTCTCTTAGAATCCATAAGATTGTTAaggtttttcaaaaggttTTTCGATTCCTGAGAAACCAAATCCCATGTCTTTTTCAATCTATAGATTGGAGAAGAATATAAGGCAGAGACGATGGCGgtcattgaagaaaaattattcaattctttaCAATGTTGGGCAACAGTAACAAAATACTGCGTTAGTTTCGAACGTGTCTTGACATCTGTCTGCTTCACAATCGTATGAGAAACGAAGTTAGTTAGTGTGTTAGCATTTGCTATGAATTTCGTAATATTCGGAGAACCACCCATATTACAGTATTTTGTACCCCATGCCCTATCTAAGCATTCAAACATAGTGATTCTGAGATATAGATCATGTTCAAGTACAGTCAATTGTGTGGCATATGTGTATGGATCGATGTCCAAAagctttaattttttcaatctgAAAAACGCTGAAGAAGCAGAAGATGgtaaagaagaggaagacaTGTGTATCGAGGATTTATTGTCACGTCTAGTTATCGACACAGCTGTCGGTATCGAATCTTGTTGCTTAGGGTCCACTGTTTCcttctcattttcatttatgagtttttcatttattttctgtAGAAGATCTTCTGCCCCTGGAATTTTCTCAGATACAACCATCTTGGCAAAATTTAAAATCAATGGTATACCAGGCTCATAATAGTTTTTTGTCCAGTACTGTGTCAAAAATGTTCTCATAATATTGACTACACGGCATTTAATCGGattcgat
The nucleotide sequence above comes from Saccharomyces mikatae IFO 1815 strain IFO1815 genome assembly, chromosome: 12. Encoded proteins:
- the IMH1 gene encoding Imh1p (similar to Saccharomyces cerevisiae IMH1 (YLR309C); ancestral locus Anc_4.46), whose amino-acid sequence is MFKQLSQIGKNLTDELAKGLADDMNPTSSEQQIEDDKSGLPKEVQAKLRKFEKYEQKYPLLLSAYKNEKLKSEKFDAVEKILAENTPISNIDDAVDTLPAFFQDLNNKNNLLSDEIKRLTKENSDAAPETVTCETLKVTEERFLKKEQEYKDDIDGLEKKIEALNSELTSLHKDKNDTTSGLREKITALENMLKEEKETEKQEVEISLAKLKEELIANNLTLEDYKTKVTKLEQELVSNNTIVEEKSSKLAELDVILKEKEQKLSELEKKLKEAPKTVISNQNVGNNNRRRKNRNKSKKNKGNATVDDLNEEESFDNLINTAEYEKLKEDLQVLQEKHENCEDWRLKYEEMEAELKNTKESGASQLAKSAEELKTLNTELSDTKKSLKEKNSELEEVRDMLRTVGNELVDAKDEIKGFSSKQTEEAKAVKLELDNLRHKNATMVEAHEIKNAELKNRLDSLNKKVEHLKALSVEKEKEQTTLKNKVVKLNEEISQLTAEKSSTTKELNSLRTSYKQKEKTVGYLEEQVKQFSEQKDAAEKFTEQLKKEHANMSNRLDLLKRENESLHSDIAKNGNSYEAYLKENGKLSERLNILQEKYNTLQNVKSNSNEHIDSIKRQCEELNIKLKESTKKILSLEDELNEYANIVQDKTREANTLRRLVSDSHADDSTARKELENQIAYLTDEKSKLQAELNLQKSRNASESQEWKHAASELKSEIHALKLREKELKSEVDALNHVNSDIKRKTQATSDDSDQLERITSNLKLTLSKADEKNSELQLTNENLLNLNNELNKKFDRLLKNYRSLSAQFNAIKEGQHGESTGRISRSSSTSSLATGNNNTLPANNAKLERVRSSTPLELDSEKNEKIAYIKNVLLGFLEHKEQRNQLLPVISMLLQLDSTDEKRLIMSLK